The following are from one region of the Corylus avellana chromosome ca1, CavTom2PMs-1.0 genome:
- the LOC132177460 gene encoding aquaporin PIP2-7-like, which translates to MWRGALTELIATAFLVFTLTSSVIACLDSQEVDPMLLVPFVVFIIFFLFLIMTIPISGGHMNPILSFIAWLEGHATFARASIYVIAQCLGSIMGFLIMRNVMDHQTASKYFLGGCTIDSNGAASAISRKGALILEFSCTFLLLFVGVTVAFDKKRCKELGLAMVCGVVAGAMALAVFVSITVTGHAGYGGVGLNPAKCLGPALLEGGILWHGHWVFWVGPFLACIVYKGYSINLPKE; encoded by the coding sequence ATGTGGAGGGGAGCCCTCACAGAATTAATAGCAACTGCCTTCCTTGTGTTCACCCTAACCTCTTCTGTCATCGCATGCTTGGACTCACAGGAGGTTGATCCCATGCTTCTTGTCCCATTTGTTGTCTTCATTAtattcttcctcttcctcattATGACAATTCCCATTTCTGGCGGCCACATGAACCCAATCTTATCATTCATAGCCTGGCTCGAGGGTCATGCAACTTTTGCTCGAGCCTCCATCTATGTCATAGCGCAGTGTCTTGGCTCAATAATGGGTTTTCTTATAATGAGAAATGTGATGGACCACCAAACAGCAAGCAAGTATTTCTTAGGTGGGTGCACGATTGATAGCAATGGAGCTGCATCTGCAATAAGCCGAAAGGGTGCGTTGATTTTGGAGTTTTCTTGCACATTTTTGCTGCTGTTTGTTGGTGTGACAGTGGCTTTTGACAAGAAAAGGTGCAAGGAGCTTGGGTTAGCAATGGTGTGTGGTGTGGTGGCAGGGGCCATGGCATTGGCTGTGTTTGTGTCCATTACAGTTACTGGGCATGCAGGCTATGGAGGTGTTGGCCTGAACCCTGCAAAGTGCTTGGGCCCTGCATTGTTGGAAGGAGGGATATTGTGGCATGGGCATTGGGTTTTCTGGGTTGGCCCCTTTTTGGCTTGCATTGTTTATAAGGGTTACTCTATAAATTTGCCTAAGGAGTAG
- the LOC132170111 gene encoding aquaporin PIP2-7-like, producing MWRGALTELIATAILVFTITSSVIACLDSQEVDPKLLVPFVVFIILFLFLIMTSPISGGHMSPILSFIAWLEGHVTFARASLYVMAQCLGSIMGFLIIRNVMDHQTTHKYFLGGCTIDSNGAASAISRKGALILEFSCTFLVLFVGVTVAFDKKRCKELGLAMVCVVVAGAMALAVFVSITVTGHAGYGGVGLNPAKCLGPALLEGGILWHGHWVFWVGPFLACIVYKGYYTNLPRE from the coding sequence ATGTGGAGGGGAGCCCTCACAGAATTAATAGCAACTGCCATCCTTGTGTTCACCATCACCTCTTCTGTCATCGCATGCTTGGACTCACAGGAGGTTGATCCCAAGCTTCTTGTCCCATTTGTTGTATTCATTAtactcttcctcttcctcattATGACAAGTCCCATTTCTGGCGGCCACATGAGCCCAATCTTATCATTCATAGCCTGGCTCGAGGGTCATGTAACTTTTGCTCGAGCCTCCCTCTATGTCATGGCCCAATGTCTTGGCTCAATAATGGGTTTTCTTATAATCAGAAATGTGATGGACCACCAAACAACACACAAGTATTTCTTAGGTGGGTGCACGATTGATAGCAATGGAGCAGCATCTGCAATAAGCCGAAAGGGTGCTTTGATTTTGGAGTTTTCTTGCACATTTTTGGTGCTGTTTGTTGGTGTGACAGTTGCTTTTGACAAGAAAAGGTGCAAGGAACTTGGGTTAGCAATGGTGTGTGTTGTGGTGGCAGGGGCCATGGCATTGGCTGTGTTTGTGTCCATTACAGTTACTGGGCATGCAGGCTATGGAGGTGTTGGCCTGAACCCAGCAAAATGCTTGGGCCCTGCATTGTTGGAAGGAGGGATATTGTGGCATGGGCATTGGGTTTTCTGGGTTGGCCCCTTTTTGGCTTGCATTGTTTACAAGGGTTACTATACAAACTTGCCTAGGGAGTAG